In Malus sylvestris chromosome 2, drMalSylv7.2, whole genome shotgun sequence, the genomic stretch TTTATTCAACCATGAACAAGTCCACAAGATAAAGCCATTAACAGGATTGCAGCTTCCCTCTCGTCCTGCGGGAAAACTCGTTGAAGTGCGGTAGTGGCAGCGGCGGCAGTGGGGGCCTCAAAACAAAGCTTCTTTGATTTGCCTCGAGATGATGGGGATGAGGTCAGTTTATTGTACGGCCTTTTCTTGAAGGGAACGGTAGAACTTACTCTTGATTTATTGTCTTTGTGTTGCACCTTACTACTCTTCATAGATGGTGCGGCAACTGTCAGGGTTGTGCCACTTGCTGCGGCTGCAGCTGCCGCTGCCGCCATTGCCCGCCTCGCCTTCCTTTGCCGGATTCCACAAGCGTTACAAAGTGACTGCAAATTAATGATTAATGAGAAAGAAATGATGCTGGTTCCAATTGGAACTGTTGTCAAAGATACAATTAACTTTACCTTTTAGGCTAGCGGAGTTACAATTTGATTAAATGCATTTCAAGAAATAGATTAGTAGGATTTTAACTAAGTACCTTAGGGCCTCTCGGTCCACTCCTCCAGAGAGGTGTCTTAGTAGTGCTGCAATCGGAGCAAACCCTAATAATTGGGAGGCTGTTCATGTTGTTTGATGAATTGTTGCTGCAGCTGATCATTTCGGCTCCTAATTGCGATGATGGATGCTGCGGCTTCTGCTCTTCAAATTTGTGTGATGATAACTTCATGGAAATTGGTTTATCACCACTACTATTAGAACTGCTTGATGTGTGATCAGGGTTTGACATCTTCCACATCATCCTCATCTTTGAAGACATCCACTTAACTGAACTAGTATTAACCTCATGATCAGTACTTGGATTCCCACTTCCGTCAGCTCCATTCTTGGAAATGCTTAATTTCAAAACAGTACCATTGCCACCTTCATTTTCAATGGCTTGATGATCATGATCGCGTGATCCGCCATACGGAACAATGTTATGATCAgcctaaaaataagaaaataatgatCAAGATAATCAgctacatattatatatatataaggatgCATAAGATCAAATACTAATGAAGATAACTAATTACTAATCTAGGAAACCAATAGATGCATAAATATTATGCCCTATCATCCTTTTTTGCTACAGTATCGATTATCCTGAGAAGGGGTCTGTGTGTGTATAGATCACATAAATAAGTGTGCACATGTTATGTGATCATTGCTTAATTAGTACCTCTAGGAGTTGGAATTGAAACTGTTGTGGTTTTCTATAATGATCATCGGATCGTGCTTGGACTTGAGCTGGAGTTAAGAAAAGGGGactagaaagagaagaagaaaaggaagtttGAGGTTCAAGATTGAAGAGGTGGTGGTATTGAAGATCATGATCTCCACTAAGCTCAAGATTAAAAGGGGAAGGAGGTGAAAGATTATGATAAGGTGGAGGAGTCATCGATCGAGATCAAAGAGAGAAAACTACTAAAACTTATATAGTGCTCCAATAAAGGTGGAAGAGCTAGCTAGGTCTGAGCTACGGGAGACATAGCAAgtaaaaagagaaagagaagcaaAAGGGCCTAAGTTGCAGAGTGGTGTTACTCTTTTATCAAAGAAGAGATCAGCTATAGCAGGCAGGTCTGGGAAATGGCaaaggtgagagagagagagagagagagagagagagagagagagagagagagacgtgtGTAGCTGTAAGTATAAGACATTCACGTGACTTCTAGACACCCAACAGACAAGGTTTAAAAAGACAAACCAGAAGGAGATGTGTGGAATGCTACTACACAGACCCCATATTGGTATCAAAACCCTATCTGCAAAATTAGTTTTCACCCCACAAAACGGCCCCCAGTTagaaaaaaactaatataatatTGCATGGTACCTTAGCAAAAGCTAGATAGTACTGGAGATTGAACTGTGGCCACACAAAAATTTAGGATGGCATATCAATCAGTGATCACTTCATTCCTTCAATGAACAAATGATCATCTCAAAtatggaggcagattctctgccttCCCACttttcgtgattttttgtttgtgtgattacggttaaaccacgttaatattttatattactatctttttttgtcttattatctctataaaaaatatatataaaatattgacgtggcttaaccgtgatcacacaaaacaggaagGCACGGGAAGtgagagggcagagaatctgcctccctcAAATATAACCAAATATCATTTGGCTATTGACTATGGAGGTTTTGGGAGTTATAATATAAATTTTAGGTACCATTATGTTGAGAATCCACGATGGTTTGAAACTTATTCATTTGACAATATGATCAAAGTTTCTAGGATTTGAACAGTTTGTAATCATTTATTGAGTTAATTTTGCGGTGATCTACCCCTTCtgttaccaaaaaaaattattgaaccaCTCATCCGTGCAAACCATGTGCTCCGATCTGATGCAagcttttattttatatatagaaCTTTTCTAGGGGTCGTGTTGAACCCAAACAATTTTGAATTGTGTAGCGCTCTAGTTTTTAATACTTTGCTAAAGTGTTTTAGTCGTTTCAATAAGTAAGCTAACCTAATTTGGGGTTTACTAAATTAACCTTATTTAACAAGGAAACAACTAACATGTGGTTGTAGTGTGGCAGAATTcctaattttgaattttgaattaacTTGTAAACGGAAAATGATTACtgcacacattttttttacgAAGTGTGCATAAAGTAAAAAGAGTGCAAAAATCACTCTTCATTGTaatttttctgcaatttttttgttttttaagaaaCTTACGAGAAGAGTAATTCAACTGCAAATTAACTTGTGATGTCATGTAAATTAGCCAAGTTCTATCAACTAGTGATGGAAGGCTAatggtgtaacatcccacatcgctcaggggtGTGGAttctctaagccttatatgtacacatccatctcttcctagcatgaggcattttgggagctcactggcttcgggttccatcggaactccgaagttaagcgagttcgctcgagagcaatcccaggatgggtgacccactgtgaagttctcgtgtgagttcccagaaacaaaaccgtgagagcgtggtcggggcccaaaacgaacaatattgtgctacggcagAGTAGAACTTGGGatgtggacaatatcgtgttacggtggagtcgagcccaagATGTGGTGAGAGCCCaagctgggatgtgacaattgtctgctttgggtcccgaccacgccctcacggttttgtttctgggaattcacacgagaacttcccagtggatcactcatcatgggattgctctcgcgcgaactcgcttaacttcggagttccgatggaacccaaagccagtgagcttctaaaaggcctcgtgctatatggagtcGAGTCAGGAATGTGATGGGGGccaggccgagatgtgacaaatggtcATGAGGATCACTGTAGATTCTCTTTCTATTAGCTAGGTTCATTCGAATTATGGGAGGAATGTTAGATCGTTATGAGAAAGATATGGGTTTATTATTGCATTGGATGGGAACAATTCCTCACCTTGGTATTTGCCAAACGACAATCAATGTTTGTGCAGGCAAGGGACAAAAATTGCTCCCAACCTCTCCCCACACCCTTTCCATATCTTACTTTTTAGGTACTTATATTAAATCTTTGATTTTCGTTATATCTCAACAGAAAATTAATGTTTTAAAAATGCTGTCTCCCCAAAGTATTATCAATGGAAATATATGACAATAtgccaaaaaaaattatgctaAATAAAAGCCAAAAACCATCATAAAGTcccaagttatatatatataaaaaaaaataggataGAGAGTACATGTAGGTTTATGATAtttattatatgtatatatacgtaTAAAACGATCGATCGTTTATTGTAATTTTATGCAGTAAAAGTAGCCAAACATCATTTATCAAAAACAAGTAGGCCAAAGATCGGGGTTTACATTATTGACCTGCCAACAAATTTGTAGTAACCAGTTGGAATTGTCCCAATATAGTCAACCCTAAGAACCTCACGTGAACAATCGAGAGCAATATGCCAATTACCACTTGATTTCTGAGAAGCAATTATTCAATCTCACTCTATATACACAACATACACATGTATACTGTACATATAACTACATCATGTGCATCAGTACGTATACTCTTCATGCACTTTGATGCACTTATACACACATCAAATATATACATGTTAATACAGTAGTACcccattaaaaaataataaacggTTCACATTATGAcgagtttttcaatttttttaatttaacttTTGCAAGGATAATGCTGCacttaaaaaaatgaaagtcTAAATCCCCGAATACACTGTGTTATGGTCCAAATGAACTGTTAGTGGTGCCATCAACGATAAGGGAAGCATCTGAGCCTGCCACAGTGGATAGTTCGCGCGATCCAGTTTGATGGTAAGAAAATTTGAGACATTGGGTAGGGATTGGAGGGGGATCGAGGAGGAAAAGCACAAAGAAATCAGACGccatttgaataaaaaaaaagggagtatCAAAATGTTGTCGTGAGACTTTAGCTTTGGGATACCATAAAAGATATCAATGCACAGCAGAAGGAATGTGTTTATATGAATGAAGTCAACTCTGTCTGAGTGAGCCTGTGTATTCAATATAAAATACATGTGATAATGATAGAAGGTTTGAACCAAATAGTAGATCCAATCTGTTGAGGAGTTTGAGTTTTAGTCGAACTTTGTTGTAGCTGAGGAGAGAGGCAGCAACATTTGGAACTGATTAAGCTGACTTCGCTGCAACCTTACCTCTTGATCGGATTACAGTGAGGTACGTATTTAAAATAGCATCATGATTATCTCGACCGTTAAATTGTTAGAAATCATTACGTTTATAAGGTTGTATCGCTTCATGAGGTCATCGATCGATGAAGTTAAAACTAGGACCATTACTCTAATTATTCCCCACAattctatcatatttacataCGTGCCTGCATTTCAGTGTTTAATTTCATTTCACCTAGGAAGCAAAGAGATCCTTtcaaacttttgattttgtCGCTTGCCacagaaaacagaaaaatcCAACTGCATGTACCTATGTTCCTTCTCAAATTACCCCCAGACGATCCTGAAAGGGTTAATTTTTGAGGCAAAATGGGTGTACGCTCATTCATGTCAATGGATCATCAGTCACTTTTGTGATATACATagtttaaatatatagtttgttttgcttgaatCTTTGTAGCTTGTCTTTAAGCATATTGGATTAAGAAATGGTATCAAACCATTGTGGCAACTCTTGTCTGAtttatgaaaaacaaaattaaaattgtaaTGCTGTGCAACATGGCcaactagctagctagctaccAGTATACTTTTTGTTCTTTCGACAAAAGACTAAACTACTGCACATATATACCCATATTTGTATATCGAATGTTATTCAACGAACCATGTTGGCAATATTTCAATCTTTCAAATCTTGGCCATTAGACCTCAATTAGTCCTAACAACTAACATATGTGTGTTGACATATTATTTGATGAATAAATATGATCACCCTAACATAAGTTCATGGTtctcatttttcaaaatatcaCTATTTCCTTTATTTGGTGTAATATGTTTATGTGTTAAAGAAATGAATAGTAGATGTTTTACTCAGAAAAGGCAAAAGGATAAAGAGTTGGAGTTATTTTCGTATTTCAAAGGATAAGATGCTTTATTCATAGGACATTGTTTGGCTTCTTTCTTTattagtttatatttttttacattcaTATTAATCACAGTTTGACATGTGTATAAAAAACATGTCAGTCAGTgcatgggatttttttttttttttgggtaaacgGGCAGGCTTAAGCCCTAAAAGAATCAAACATTATAAAGGAATAACCCTAGATCTAGAAATACCAAGCTTATCAGCAGCCAAGAGGCTTACAAGCTAGAGGCCACGGAGATGATTCTTTATTTCCAAAGGGAAAGAGCCAAATATTATCCTTAAGATAGTAAATCAGTAGGGTTAGCTAAGTGGCCACGGGTCACGGAGGTGCAGAAACTTAGCCTAAATATAGGCTAAAATAAAGGGATATATTCCAATCACTCGCAATTTAGCCACAACCAGAAAACAGTAGGATACTGCAGTCAGCAGCCTTATTGAATATCTTTGCTGATACTTTAGTGAAACAACAAATCAGATACCAGGTTTAAATGAACAACAAATCAGATACCAGGTTTAAATGATGCACACAACAACAAAAGACTATCAGATACCAAATCTGGTATTACAGATAAGGAACATAGTAATTTCAAGTGAGTCAATATTCACACAATATATAATATCCATCATCGACGGATTAGAAAGTTAAGAATTGATCAGAAGCACATAATATTTTGCGATCACGAGGCAGGCTACGTATGCGGCTTATGGTTCACTCCTGTACATGTTGCCTTGTTGGGACGTGGTGAGGAAAAATCATgaatttatctttttcttttttttttgtatgtgcCTTTTTGTCAGTTAATATAGTTGGTCCAAATACGTGTAGTTTTCATATTGGTGTGCATCAATATTTGATGGACCATGAGTCACGATGGCCATTGGAGACACATGATGACAGTTTTCTTCATTGGCAAAGGACCCCAGAACCTCTCTCCGTCACTTTTGCCCTGGATACGTTATAGGCTAGCAAATATTAATGGGGTCGGATGGGCAAATATTTACATGCAAGGGTTgatatgtagtttagattaaTTGTGAGAGCTACCAAATCAAATGAACCATCTAATCTTGACAAAATTTAAATCAGATTTATAACATTTGTTTCTTGAGCTAAACTTTATCTCCTTTTGGTTTCAAATGATTACATGCATCTGAAGTATATTGTCAATAGAATCCATCTTAGGACGCTGTTGGAATTAGAAAGGTAAGCGCTCTCAGACAATTAAAAGAGTTTTTGACGACGTTTAAAATAATAACCATATGTACATGTCATTGATCCATGTGGCATTATGTCATTGGTTAAGTAGTTATGTTTGTTAGATGGATTGAGTTTGTTAGAGTAAAGTTATTAGAAAGGGTAATTGAGTCATTTGCACTATAGATTAGCTTACTACAAAAGGTGGTTGTAAGATTCATTCACTGTATATTGTAATACTTGTTCTTCTGAAATAcacaagctttctcttcatcttTCTTGCATTTCAATCCTTCTGCTTCCATTGTCCCTTCTGGTTTTTCATAGTTTCATAGGTTAAACTATGATGCACTTggattttgttaaaattttaacatcttTCTAATTAAATCTCAACAAAATGCTTAACTATGAGTAGAAGtgacttcaaatttttttccaaataaTCGCTTGCTCAAATATTATAATAACTTCAGCTAAGAATTAAGCAAAATTGGAGAAATTCTAGCTTTTAAACTTGGTCTAATATATAGAATACATATAAAATATACTCCTCTATATTCCTATCTGCTACTgtttcaatataaaatgtttctTTCTGCAGGCTCTGATATCATGCTTCATGATGACGATGAGCACCATAGTAGATTATAACATAATGGTCCTTTTCTTTCAAACCTGGGAGAGATGTTTCTTTCAAAAACTGGCCCATGATCTTGACGTAAAAACAGGTTTTTAATGGCTTCTGGTAAATGGGTTGGTCATTTCATCACACTCTTTTAGTAGCGGATCCCGAGTCTTTTCTTGCTGTTCCGGTACAACGAGAGTATGGAGGACAGAATTAGCAGAAATAGAGTATTTATGTATAGGTCAACTCAAGAGAACACACACTTGTATACATTTTAGGGGATACTACCAACCTGCTCAGTCGAACTTAATTTTCCGTTGGGGTGTGTTATTCATACATTATTTTTTACTTCtgacacaccccttgttaatttatgtccattgatcttctttaattcattcgatccgacggtcgaaaactaaaaaggtgtaagagaagtataaagagatgtgtggatatcacatcccttttcCGTTTTACTTTCTTAGTTCTTATTCTCATTCTGCAATGGTGTATAATGATTAATAACCACTTACTTTCTAGCTAGCTAGCTCACTTTTTAAAGGTTAACTCTACAGAAAATCAATGATAAATCGTTCAACCACTAGATTCACGttgttcaaattttgaaaacatgGTTCGTCTAAATGAAAAGGTTGCTcacattcttcaaattttaaatgttgGCCTCTTCCTACCCTAgcacctttttcttttcctttcactttttttatttataacaaAATAACCAGATATTTTGTGTAGGGCTGGCATGGTGAACAGACTGAGCCCTCTAaccaaaaaaggaaagaaaatcctTCAGGCCCAGCTTCATTAATTTAAATGATAGGGTCGATTTCATTAGAAAAGACCAAACCACTCCATAGAAACCAAGGGCTTTACAGGGGCCTGGTAGGAGATAGAGAAGTGGGAACAAAGGCCATACTGTGTTATATAGGAACCCAATTAAATTATGCATGTAAGTCCAACAATGCTAAGCCCATATGCATGGGATTTAGATAAATTGAAGTGAATTTCAAGCTTTATAGCATTTCTTCATCAACATATCATTTGTTTAGAGATTTACAATGCCATCACTCATTAGGAATGCTATAACATGCGATAAAGAATATAATAGGacaaaaattattgttttcaAAGATCGTGACACGCACTTAGACGATTCTTAGACATTGTTTGGAATGAGACTTATCATGAGATTCACATCAATCAACGGTTTACAGTCGTTCACGCGCGCATGTAATAAGCGATTGACGCTCTTTGGTGGCAATGAACAACACTATTGGATGTTACAAAACACTCTTCTCTATTTCTAGCATTTCAGTTAGTTTTTCTAAAGTGCTACTAATCAAGTATATCTTTATATCAATATTAAGCATGTCCCAAGTTGTTAATTGAGCAACAAACTAGCAGGTAACACCTTCCGTCTATCTTGATATGTCACCCTGATGTAGGTCCTAATCCAACCTCTGGGGTAGGGCCTGGAGCCTGAATTCCTGAAGAGAAAAGTAAGGTCATTCACTGCTGTAAAGGATTGGGATTAACATAATAAGGTGTGTTGCCAGCCTAAGCAAGAAAAGATTggataatatatatacatgtacaaatatatatatgtatgtatatattatataagcTCGTCGTATTCATAGGGCCATGCATAATGCATTGTTTGTGTGTCGAATTCATCAAATAATGACACATATATAACGAAAAGAAGTATCTTGTTCTGCATGACTTGGACACTTGGAATGAATAAAAGTGTCTTtttccttcttatcccttaagAAATAATCATCTGCAATTCCGTTAACAAAAGTTGAATATTTCAGATTAGAATTACCTACCAGAGTTGTTTACGTACGCAACATGCATGTCACAAAAGGAGATAAGTGGTGTGAGTTTGGTGAATAGGAAGACATGGGCTAGCTAGCTGAACCCATTACCTCTGCCAGCTCCCCCTGCTGGTGGTTAGTTTTGGTTATTAGTTGGTTGCGATCCAATTGCAACCAGACCATATTTGTGACAAAGGTCTGGTCCCAACTCAACCAACAAAATCATGACATGAAAGGGTTTAACCCAAGTAGCCAACTTCTCCTATAagggaaaaatatattttggttAGGAGAATGGTAGGTAGTGAGACTGCAACAAAATTTCCAGCAATTTAGTATTGAAtggaatcaaaacaaaaaaccctAGTTGTAGACCTGTAAAACTAtttagggtaaagtacaaaaaactacctcaactattagtgtcacgacactttcatacctcatcttttaaaattgacaatgtcatacctcatcttacgaatttgtgtcaatgtcagacctctgtcagtttttctgttaatttctctgttaaatACTGATGTGGTCCGACACGTGtcccactcactaatccaattggattaaaaaataaaaaatatatattttgaataataaaatattcaaaaattaaaaatatatatatatatattaaatctttctcactctctcctctctctctcccccctttctcacctctctcttctctgcaacccaAAACCCCTTCCCACCCGTCCTCCaccaccctctctctcctctctctctctttctctctcccccctttcttggctctctctctcttctctgcatccCAGAAGACCTAGACCCCGGAGGAACAAAACCCACCTTCCCATTGCAGCAATTGTTGCCACAATTCGAAAACCCCAAAACGAAGAACCCAATATTGCTCGACTACTCCGCCTCCTTCACTCCGCCACCCTCGATCTGGAGATCGCAATGACGTCGTTCCACGACATCATCTTCCTCAACTACTTCGCCTCCCTCACTCTGCCACCCTCGATCTGCACCTGGACACCCAAAACGACGGCGTCGACCTGAACTTGGACTGGGAACCAGTTTGATTTGCGACAAAGTCCGAGTCTGTGGGGTAGTGGGGGGGACACGAGTTAATGGGCAAGAGTTTGGGGGGACGAGTCAATGGGCAAGAGTTTGGTGGATGAAAAAACCCAGGTGGGTTTAGGCGGTTCTGGGCACAGCGAGAGAGAGAAGTGGGGCGAGAGAGATGGAAGAGATGGTGGTGGAGGACGGGTGGGAAGGGGTCGGGGGGGTCGGGTGGGAAGGGGTTTTGGGTCTTCTAggatgcagagaagagagagaggcaaGAAAGGGggggggaggagagagagagagagaaagagagagatttaatatatatatatatatattttttttttttttaaattttgaatatttaattattttttaatccagttggattagtgagtgggaCACGTGTCggaccacgtcagcatttaacagagaaattaacagaaaaattgacGGATGTCTGAtattggcacaaattcgtaagatgaggtatgacattgtcaattttaaaagatgaggtatgaaagtgtcgtgacaccaatagttgaggtagttttttgtactttacccaacTATTTGGCTATGTGAAAACAGAGATAGGAGGTGTGGGAGTTGGTTAATTAGTTGAATAAATGGACTGAAATTTGGAGTGTAGTAGTTTCAACTTTCAATCTCATTTAGGGTTATGGGTCATGATATTGGGCAATTAGTAGCAATAGTTCCCTTTTGACAAATGGTTGAACTTTTGATCACACTTTAAAAATTGCTCTTATGATCAAATTTGGTTGTAAAAAGTGTCCTTCATTCATTAAAAAGAGAAAGTACTCAACGAAACACTAACAACAACCAACGACACTCTCCTTATCAATTTGAACTACCCCAGTTAACCCACTCTTTCTATTCCCTAACAATATGACTTTTCACCCTTGTTTCTCTTTCATCAGTTGCAACGGGCCGTCTAACACCTAAGAGGCGCCATCACTGGTCTTACTCTCTAGAACCCATCCTCATCTTCATTCCATAACCACCCCCTTCACAGTCGCCGCAACCCCTTTGACAACCGTCAGAGGTAATTTCTCATTAATTTTTTCACCGTTATAAATCCCTAATCCCTTCTAGCAAGTTTGAATTTCgaaaaattcatgcaaaatttGACTGGATTAGGCTTGCTAGAAAGGATTAGGGTTTATAGGGATGAGAAAATTAATGAGAAATTACCTTTTAATTGAAAGCTTCCCTCCTCTTTGGTATCTCCTCCGAACTCTGAAACAAGGGCCAACAGCTTTCTGCTTCAGT encodes the following:
- the LOC126605618 gene encoding putative GATA transcription factor 22, with amino-acid sequence MTPPPYHNLSPPSPFNLELSGDHDLQYHHLFNLEPQTSFSSSLSSPLFLTPAQVQARSDDHYRKPQQFQFQLLEADHNIVPYGGSRDHDHQAIENEGGNGTVLKLSISKNGADGSGNPSTDHEVNTSSVKWMSSKMRMMWKMSNPDHTSSSSNSSGDKPISMKLSSHKFEEQKPQHPSSQLGAEMISCSNNSSNNMNSLPIIRVCSDCSTTKTPLWRSGPRGPKSLCNACGIRQRKARRAMAAAAAAAAASGTTLTVAAPSMKSSKVQHKDNKSRVSSTVPFKKRPYNKLTSSPSSRGKSKKLCFEAPTAAAATTALQRVFPQDEREAAILLMALSCGLVHG